The Salmo salar chromosome ssa06, Ssal_v3.1, whole genome shotgun sequence sequence GCCAGATTATAGTCTGTTGTTGGTTTTCAGTTTTCTATACATATTAGGTGTCAGAGTTTAATAACCACCCATCAATATGCTTTATGTCTCCCATGATatgggaaaatatattttagcaaCCCAAATGCACAGCTCCTAATGAAGAAACATTGAATCATGTCATGTGGTCATACTGAGGTACTGTGTAATGAGGTGCTGCGTTTTTTTAGCGTCATGTGATGAAAGATGCATCATACGGCTGTATTTCTCTATTTTGAAAGTTATACATCTTGAAAACCTTTTGggacattttgggactatatcagtAATGAACTACTGaaccaaataccaaaatatatgtttttgtgtGGGGTTTTCCTTTAAGTGCTGTATTTCTACTGTGAAATGAGGCCTGCACCTGTGGTATGAAAAAAACAAGTATCCTTCCTGTGCACATCAGttcctgtgtgcatgtgtgtctgtcatAGGGCTGTGGTTCTGCTCTGAGGTTACTATAGCCCTTATGCAGATATGAGAGACAAAACATATAGGGAGGAGAGAGTTGATGCAGGGAGTGATACACTAACACTCCCCACGTGTGACAGCAATATCCATGAAGAGGGCTACTGTAATATACACAGTATGTATATGTTGTAAGTCCTCTCTCACTCACAGttaaatatacagtactgtatgtccacacacaatatacagtacaccGTTTGAGTGAAGGTACAGTAAGCATAGGCTACAATCTTATGAAACCTTTCCCTACAGCTTTAGAGGCAAGAGTGAACCAAAGAAATGTCTATATGCTTTTTGTAAAAGTGAATTCTTGCATAAATTTCTCTTCAAACAAGGGTGGGAATAAAAACACGGATGCACCCagagaaaacaaacaaaataaacagcTATCAATTGCACTTATTATACCGGCAGCCTAAACATTTGAATACCACCCAAACCATATCTATAACAAGCAGAGTTATGATTAAGCGGAGCTCATGCATATTCATCCAATTCTTCGACAAATCTACAGATAAGATAGTGGTAGGAAATGTTATCTAAAGGCTGCGCAAGAAAAATATAATCATGTCCAAAAACAGAAAATCACATGACTGTGGAGAAGAGAACTTGTCCTCTGTAAATGATTGCAAAACAAAATACAAAAGTTGTTTTTAATATTATGATTTCATAtaaaacaacacacatcagagataggAAGTCAGTCAATTACATGAAGTACGTGTGGTCTCATACATCTTTGGCATTTTTATATACAAGACGTCACACTATAATTTCAATGAGGAAATGTGCTTTGCTCTTTGTAATTGCTATGCATAAAAAAGAAGCAAAATATGTCTTAGTCCCTATTGCTTCGTTTTTTATTAAGATGACAAATATAGCCATGGACCAGTGACATGGTTATAATGTCACATTGGTTTAGAGACAATGTATTGTTGCATGTTAACAGCAGAAGTGCGTGATCGGTGTCTTATCTGTTAAAACAACATCCATTATTCAGACACTACACACTCCAGTGGAGATAAGGGACAGTCCACTAACAATTTAACAAAGTGGACTTGGTAAGGTGATACCTGgtgtgagagaagagagctgATCACTTTTCCTTCTCCATAGTAACCTGAAGGATAGACACATTCAGAATACATCTATACCTGGGATAGATGTGTTTTTAACGACATCCATTTATTTAGGTTTAAAAGCTGCCGTTTCAATGGCAGTGATACAGGGAAGAGCAATACAACATGTTGATTTCTTATGACATGTGAGCAGTAACATAAGATCAGTTTTCAAGCATCGAATGACTGACCGATCAAGTCTGTATTGGCATTTCCCTGACACAGGTGGTGAATGCCATCTGAGACGGGCAGGACTCAGGAGACACTCACTGGTATGTGGCATCAAATCACTCCTGCTAAACAACAACATTAGGCTCATATTAAAGGAATAGTGGGTCTGACATTGAAGACTCTCACTACTCTAACTGATAAGGCAGTGGCGGTCCACACAGTCTCACACCAAGTCTCACTAAGGAACATTACAGTAGTACATAACATGAGCAGCACATGTAATTACTATACTCCTGCCAATGATATCTAATCACTATACTCCTGCCATGGCATGTCATTACTACACTCCTGCCATGATATGCAATTACTATACTCCTGCCATGGCATGTAATTACAATACTCCTGCCATGATATGCAATTACTATACTCCTGCCATGACATCTAATCACCATACTCCTGCCATGGCATGTCATTACTATACTCCTGCCATGACATGTCATCACTATACTCCTGCCATGATATGCAATTACTATACTCCTGCCATGACATCTAATCACTATACTCCTGCCATGGCATGTCATTACTATACTCCATCTGATACTGCATCTGATACTGGCAATTACTTCAAATGTCCCAGTCTCTCCCAGCTgatcctgtccttcctctcttcATCTCAGGACTGAATGCAGTTCTTCTTGGAAGGCTTCTTGTGTCCCTTTCCTAGAGGGAAAGGAGAAAAGAATGGATGGGCCAACAAACAACAACTCCATGTGAGGGACTATTGCAGTTAATATTCAAAGACAAATGAAAACCACAAATGGTAGAATATAACAACATACCGTCACCCTCTCCTTTGTTGAGGGTCATTAGAGACATACTTCTTTGAGGCAGTTTTGAAGGCTTTTTGTTCTTAAATTTCAACAGGGACGGTTTCTCTACAATCTCAAATGAGTCAGTGCTGGCAGTGCTATTCGTCTCTGAGACTTTGCAGTAAGAGGAGGGGTTTGGGCGGGTAGGAGAGGGTGTTGAGTGGGTAGGGGAGGGGTTTGGGTGGGAATGGGAGGGTGTTGAGTGGGTAGGGGAGGGGTTAGGGTTGCGAGGGGAGGGGCTTTGGTGGGTAAGGGAGGGGTTGGGTGGGTAGGGGAGGGGTTTAGGCGTGTAGGAGAGGGGGGTTCGGTGGGCAAGGGAGGGGTTGGGCGGCTAGGGGAGGGGTTTGGGTGGCTAGGGGTGGGGGTTGGGCGGCTAGGGGAGGGGTTTGGGTGGCTAGGGGTGGGGTTTGGGCGGCTAGGGGAGGGGTTGGGTGGCTAGGGGTGGGGGTTGGGCGGCTAGGGGAGGGGTTTGGGTGGCTAGGGGTGGGGGTTGGGCGGCTAGGGGAGGGGTTTGGGTGGGTGGAAGAGGGGTTTGAAGGAGTGGCTCTATCCTCGTCTATAGTCTCACTGTTGTGATTGGATCCTCTGCCTTTCAGGAAGAGCCTGAAAGAACTGCGTTGTTTCTTTCCACCTAAGGCCTGGCGCTTCGGCGAACCTCCCTtcccatcctcctcatcctccacagGAGAACTGGGGGACTTCACAGTGACCTTGTCCAGTTCCACACTACTGCCCCCTTTGGCATGGAGTAGCGTCGACAGTCCGTTCCGTTGGAGTCCACCGCCCAGTGAGTCTCTGAGTGTGGAGAGGTCCTGTAAGGACCCAGTGAGCCCGAGACTGTTCCCCACCACCAGAGAATACTTAGGGTTGTGGTATTTATGTGCAGGCACCCTCTGGTCAGCCTGCCCCCGAGAGTCCCCTAGAGACACCTGGAAACGGGAGGTGGACATCAACAGGGGCTTGGGGACCACCACCTTCTGTACCGGCGCAGGCATGGGAGGCTTGGTAATGTGGAACTCCTTGTAAAGGTCCACATTCTCAGATACAGCATACATTTCCCTGAAGTCATTGTCGAAGAAGTCCACCACCTGCCCAGACATTACTGTGATGGTGTTCCTGTCCATCCTAGAGGAGCTCCATGTGAAGCTGGAGGTGACAGAACAAGAGAGTGAGACACAGACTCAAAGCTCAAAGAGTAGATCAAATCATGTTTGTTCTGGCTGAATGAATGTGAGTGGAAGTgtatgactgagaaaatgactgACCTGTAAGAGCCAAACATAACCTTTTCTCCGTCCACCAGCATGTATTTGGAGCACAGAGAGCCGGGCAGCCTGCCAAATGACAGGGCCAGCCCAGAACCTTTCACCGTTCGCACACGCAGGTTCTGAAAGAGTCACACAGATACTGAGTTAGACAGGTGCCCTTATTACAGTATAAACCATGAGTCAGTGACTATCAGACTTCCAGGTACTGAACAGTATCATATCAAACACTAAGGGAAATTGTGCTGTTACCACCCACGACCAAAGTAAACTTTCAAGGTAAGCAAATCTGAAACTGGCGATGCAAGGGTTGAGTTAAACCCCTTGAGTATACAGTCGAGGCAGGTCTATTTACTGAGCAGGGAATGGGAGTGAGTTGGAGAGAGTGAAAAAGACTTCCGAGACataaacacagaaacagacacgtCAGAAGGATGCTACCCTATGCTGTTAACACTTGTTTGGTCAAGGATCAAGTTCCACAGGACTGGATTGCTTTCGGCTCAATGAACAGCAGTTTCTATGAAACAACAATGACAGAGTCTCAACACTGGAAGGGCCTTTCAAAAGCTTATCaactgacaccacacacacacacactaggttaTCCAGCATTCCATATAAAATAGGCTAGATCTACTGCACAAGCTTTGTCTACATAGATCAACATTtattagaggtcggccgattaatcggaatggccgattaattagggccgatttcaagttttcataacaatcagaaatcggtatttttggacgccgatttggccgattttttagttttttatttaatttttcggtatttttttagacctttatttaactaggcaagtcagttaagaacacattcttattttcaatgatggcctaggaacggtgggttaactgccttgttcaggggcagaacgacagacttttaccttgtcagctcagggattcaatcttgcaaccttacggttaactagtccaacgctctaaccacctgctttacattgcactccacgaggttacgcgaatgcagtaagaagctaaggtaagttgctagctagcattaaacttatcttataaaaaacaatcaatcaatcataatcactagttaactacacatggttgatgatattactagtttatctagcctgtcctgcgttgcatataatcgcttaggtacacgttgctccaaccataaacatcaatgcctttcttaaaatcaatacacaagtatatatttttaaacttgcatatttagctaaaagaaatccaggttagcaggtgaaattgtgtcattttgcgttcattgcacgcagagtcagtgtatatgcaacagtttgggtcgcctggctcgttgcaaactaatttgccagaattttacgtaattatgacataacattgaagatagtgcaatgtaacaggaataacgttttgttttcgagatgatagtttccggattcgaccatattaatgacctaaggctcgtatttctgtgtgttattatgttataattacatttacattacatttaagtcatttagcagacgctcttatccagagcgacttacaaattggtgcattcaccttataatatccagtggaacaaccactttacaatagtgcatctaaatcttttaaggggggggttagaaggattactttatcctatcctaggtattccttaaagaggtggggtttcaggtgtctccggaaggtggtgattgactccgctgtgctggcgtcgtgagggagcttgttccaccattggggtgccagagcagcgaacagttttgactgggctgagcgggaactgtgcttcctcagaggtagggaggtgagcaggccagaggtggatgaacggagtgcccttgtttggtttaattaagtctatgatttgatagtgcagtctgactgagtggtggtaggcagcagcaggctcgtaagcattcattcaaaacagcactttcgtgcattttgccagcagctctttgcaatgcttcaagcattgcgctgtttatgacttcaagcctgtcaactcccgagattaggctggtgaaaccgatgtgaaatggctagctagttagccgggtgcgcgctaatagcgtttcaaacgtcactcgctctgagacttggagtagttgttttcccttcctctacgtgggtaacgctgcttcgagggtggctgttgtcgatgtgttcctggttcgagcccaggtaggagcgagtagagggacggaagctatactgttacactggcaagactaaagtgcctataagaacatccaatagtcaaaggtatatgaaatacaaatcgtatagagagaaatagtcctataattcctctaatatctacaacctaaaacatcttacctgggaatattgaagactcatgttaaaagtaaCCACCAGCtttatgttctcatgttctgagcaaggaacttaaacgttagcttttttacatggcacatatttcacttttactttcttctccaacactttatttttgcattatttaaaccaaattgaacatgtttcattatttatttgaggctaaattgattttattgatgtattatattaagttaaaataagtgttcattcagtattgttgtaattgtcattattacaaataacccccccccccccaaaaaaaatcggccgattaatcggtatcggaggTTTTTTGggtcccccaataatcggtatcggcgttgaaaaatcataattggtcgacctctactacagatgtaggatcttaatttgatcaccatgTTGCAGGAGAACTGTCCTGCATTGTAGGACATTTTtaacatgtagtgtatttgaggtttaaagaggcttctgaagtttgtaatttccactttgaaaagtcacacttgattttcccttatgaaaaatgtatcaacccctacaaaaatgcccatgaattataatccacataataattcccatctcctgttgctgcaggattattttcctgctatagcaaactggctcaaattaagatcctacaccagTATAGACCGTGTGCCAATATGGATGATAATAAAAGAATAGGCCAGAGGAATATTATGCTTTTTACTGCCAAGAAGTTGTGGCTGCACTTTCCGTTTACATGACACTGCTATTTACCTGGTAATGACTTGATAATACCATAGCTAACTACTACTTGTTCCTGTTTGTTTGTTGCCTACTGCCTGCCAAAGCATCCCTGTCTTACCCGTAGATGCAGAGCAGTGATCTGTAAACGAGTGCACATATCCAGGAAGTGGGGCATACCACGAGCCTCCAGTATGATGTACACAGCCACCCCTCGTCTCTGTGCTGCGTCCAATAGGTCCTGAAGGATCTGCAGGTCTGTAAGGTGGTCCATGACCACGGCTACTACCTGAGGATCACACATAGAAATGTTAGAGGAAGAACAGAGGGGATGATATCtctgaatcaaatcaaaatatatttgtcacatgcgccgaatacaacaggtacaaccttactgtgaaatgcttaaccaacaattcagttcaagaaatagagttaagaaaatatttactaaataaactaaagtgagaaaaaaatatatagtaatctaaaagtaacacaagaaaatgacataacaataacgaggctatatacagggggtggaTTTGAAGGACTCAAAGCAGGAGATTTGTGGTTCAATTGCTTGAGTAAGATTAGAATCTCCCTAATTAACTGGAAAAACAAGTTGAGCCGAAATGTCAAGATTTATTGTCTTATGACAAATTTTCCAGTTCAATCCAAACAGAAGTATGTCAAAATATGTGAGAGGCTTGAGGTGACTGATAAATCTAATGAATAATACCAGACTAGTTTATATTTACAAAGATCAAGCTAGAGGACAGAAGAAAGGAAAAAGTGTATATTCAATAAATAACCCCGACACCTCACACacgatcatacacacacacacacacacacacacacacgatcatatacacacacacacacacacacacacacacgatcatatcacacacacacacacacacacacacgatcatatacacacacacacacacacacacacgatcatatacacacacacacacacacacacacacacacacacacacacacacacacacacacacacacacacacacacacacacacacacacacacacacacacacacacacac is a genomic window containing:
- the LOC106606930 gene encoding protein FAM83F; translation: MAESQLLCMDEDHVNEKIPESKAEFYYCEEQRAALEQLLKNGDGAFKMRLKEDNVRDFLSAREIKWIRKTFNEYDSDSESEKGEYEKAQESNADSGVHSTYWPQMSDTDVPPLDIGWPGSTSFYKGVTRVSVHTHPPKNKGPHIKEVVRRLIQESNKVVAVVMDHLTDLQILQDLLDAAQRRGVAVYIILEARGMPHFLDMCTRLQITALHLRNLRVRTVKGSGLALSFGRLPGSLCSKYMLVDGEKVMFGSYSFTWSSSRMDRNTITVMSGQVVDFFDNDFREMYAVSENVDLYKEFHITKPPMPAPVQKVVVPKPLLMSTSRFQVSLGDSRGQADQRVPAHKYHNPKYSLVVGNSLGLTGSLQDLSTLRDSLGGGLQRNGLSTLLHAKGGSSVELDKVTVKSPSSPVEDEEDGKGGSPKRQALGGKKQRSSFRLFLKGRGSNHNSETIDEDRATPSNPSSTHPNPSPSRPTPTPSHPNPSPSRPTPTPSHPTPPLAAQTPPLPPKPLP